From the Alkalibacter rhizosphaerae genome, one window contains:
- a CDS encoding cyclodeaminase/cyclohydrolase family protein, with the protein MVEGSCTDFAVRLASKDAVPGGGGAAALVGAIGTALASMVVNLTLGKKKYAEYEEINKEIMAKAQKLQDDLLAMVDLDAENFLPLSKAYGLPKETEEQQKIKEETLEKCLIQACQVPVDIVKKSYEAILLHQELVDKGSKLAISDVGVGVQCLRAALISGWINVVININMIKSEDYVKQINEEVKPLVGKGTAIADEVYAQVEAMLSK; encoded by the coding sequence ATGGTAGAAGGTTCTTGTACAGATTTTGCAGTGCGTCTCGCATCCAAGGATGCCGTACCAGGTGGCGGCGGTGCCGCAGCATTGGTAGGAGCCATTGGTACTGCATTGGCCAGCATGGTTGTGAATTTGACGTTGGGCAAGAAAAAGTATGCGGAGTATGAGGAAATCAACAAGGAGATCATGGCCAAAGCACAAAAACTGCAGGACGACTTGTTGGCGATGGTAGATCTGGATGCAGAAAATTTCCTGCCACTGTCTAAAGCCTACGGCTTGCCAAAAGAGACAGAAGAGCAGCAGAAAATCAAGGAAGAAACCTTGGAAAAATGCTTGATTCAAGCATGTCAAGTTCCCGTAGATATCGTAAAAAAATCTTACGAAGCCATTTTGCTGCACCAGGAATTGGTGGATAAAGGATCGAAACTGGCAATTAGTGATGTGGGCGTTGGAGTTCAATGTCTGCGTGCAGCACTGATCAGTGGTTGGATCAACGTGGTCATCAACATCAACATGATCAAAAGTGAAGACTACGTCAAACAAATCAATGAAGAAGTAAAACCTTTGGTCGGGAAAGGAACAGCCATCGCCGACGAAGTATATGCACAAGTGGAAGCGATGCTTTCTAAATAA